The proteins below are encoded in one region of Shewanella algae:
- a CDS encoding molybdate ABC transporter substrate-binding protein gives MKKSVCLLALLLPAFSQAADLEFRAAGSLKTAMTDVIASYQADGGVKVNAQFAPSGLLRGRIEEGEKVDLFASANMKHPQKLMQEGKGAPVVMFARNRLCALAQDNVPLTTENMLDTLLDSKIKLGTSTPKADPAGDYAFKVFDRAEAIKPGSQAKLAAKALKLTGGADSAKAPKGKNPYGWVMANKQADVFLTYCTNAVLAKKEVPDLKIVALPESLAVGANYGMLVLDKADSAAWPLAMYILSPKGQSILASYGFEAPLKP, from the coding sequence ATGAAAAAGAGCGTCTGCTTACTCGCCCTGTTACTGCCCGCCTTCTCTCAGGCGGCGGATCTGGAGTTCAGGGCCGCGGGAAGTTTGAAGACCGCCATGACGGATGTTATCGCCAGTTATCAGGCCGATGGCGGCGTTAAGGTCAATGCCCAGTTTGCCCCTTCAGGCTTGCTCAGAGGCCGAATTGAAGAGGGCGAAAAGGTCGACCTGTTTGCTTCGGCCAATATGAAACACCCACAGAAATTGATGCAGGAAGGCAAGGGCGCGCCTGTGGTGATGTTTGCCCGTAACCGCCTGTGCGCCCTGGCGCAAGATAATGTTCCTCTGACGACAGAGAATATGCTGGATACTTTGCTGGACAGCAAGATCAAGCTGGGCACCTCCACTCCCAAGGCCGACCCTGCCGGTGACTATGCTTTCAAGGTGTTTGACCGCGCCGAAGCTATCAAGCCCGGTAGTCAGGCCAAACTGGCGGCCAAGGCGCTCAAGCTGACCGGTGGCGCCGACAGTGCCAAGGCGCCGAAAGGCAAAAATCCCTATGGCTGGGTGATGGCCAACAAACAGGCGGATGTATTTTTAACCTACTGCACCAATGCCGTATTGGCCAAGAAAGAAGTGCCTGATCTCAAGATAGTGGCGTTGCCCGAGTCGCTGGCAGTGGGTGCCAACTATGGCATGCTGGTGCTGGATAAGGCCGACTCTGCCGCCTGGCCGCTGGCCATGTATATTCTCTCTCCTAAGGGGCAATCCATTCTGGCCTCTTACGGCTTTGAAGCACCGCTTAAGCCCTAA
- a CDS encoding OmpA family protein, with the protein MKKRAFLTAPLLLAMLATGCTTVNPYTNEQQTAKATNGALIGAVAGAAIGVASSSKSDRGKGALIGAASGAAVGGGIGYYMDVQETKLRQQLASTGVSVTRVGDTIVLNMPNEVTFQVDKTDLSSGAMRVLDSVVLVAKEYDKTQLNVVGYTDSSGSESYNLRLSQVRASEVGNYLIRKGVSGQRVLTQGRGEASPIASNATPQGRAQNRRVEIILSPLG; encoded by the coding sequence ATGAAAAAGCGCGCTTTTCTGACAGCCCCTCTGTTGCTGGCAATGCTGGCAACTGGCTGTACCACTGTGAATCCTTATACCAATGAGCAACAGACTGCCAAGGCGACCAACGGAGCATTGATAGGTGCCGTAGCCGGCGCGGCCATAGGTGTGGCCTCCTCCAGCAAGAGCGACAGGGGCAAGGGTGCCCTGATCGGGGCAGCATCCGGCGCTGCCGTAGGCGGTGGTATCGGCTATTACATGGATGTGCAGGAAACCAAGCTGCGTCAGCAACTGGCGTCTACCGGTGTCAGTGTGACCCGGGTGGGCGATACCATAGTGCTCAACATGCCCAATGAAGTGACTTTCCAGGTCGATAAGACAGATCTCAGTAGCGGCGCCATGCGGGTATTGGACAGCGTAGTGCTGGTGGCCAAGGAATATGACAAGACTCAACTGAATGTAGTGGGTTATACCGACAGCAGTGGCTCTGAGTCCTACAACCTGAGATTGTCACAGGTTCGCGCCAGTGAGGTTGGTAATTACTTGATCCGTAAAGGTGTATCCGGACAGCGGGTATTGACCCAAGGCCGAGGTGAGGCCAGCCCAATCGCTTCCAATGCCACCCCTCAGGGACGGGCACAGAACCGTCGGGTAGAGATTATTCTTAGTCCTCTCGGCTAA
- a CDS encoding transposase, whose protein sequence is MEINEQKLRQQAIKEVTQNGRLMFDVARQHGISTKQVYQWLAQNETTSRPRQSRLMGELLQLQQRIRQLSQEFTLIR, encoded by the coding sequence ATGGAAATTAACGAGCAGAAGCTGCGACAGCAAGCCATTAAGGAAGTGACCCAAAACGGCAGGCTCATGTTTGACGTTGCCCGTCAGCATGGGATCTCCACCAAACAGGTTTATCAATGGCTGGCACAGAATGAAACAACAAGCAGGCCCAGGCAATCCCGGCTGATGGGAGAACTGCTGCAACTGCAGCAGCGCATTCGTCAGTTGAGCCAGGAGTTTACCCTAATCCGTTAA
- a CDS encoding catalase family peroxidase: MRVSVWSALLLLGTQLGALGSSSVMAAQANDFIQVFEALSGKHPGERKGHAKGICTIGSFQPSAGEPWLKELPLFATEQALPAQVRFSMAGGDPFVADTSRSPRGIGVRIELPDGQVHQLAGLTTPVFPGKNPDSFLGLLRASLAQREGEAGAVARYLQQHPDAARQGQWLKQHNPPAAYTSVNYFGIHSFIFGNEDQQKRFGRWELWPVDREQPLTDAELAQLPDDFLQDRLIQRLKTGPAQFELKLTLAEEGDPLLDPSQQWPDNRPRVALGRLTIDSVAASACDKLNFDPNVLSKGIAASDDPVLRLRSAAYAISFGKRLSGQ, from the coding sequence ATGAGAGTATCGGTTTGGTCTGCGTTATTGCTCTTGGGGACTCAGTTGGGTGCTTTGGGCTCCAGTTCGGTAATGGCGGCTCAGGCAAATGATTTTATTCAAGTATTTGAAGCACTTTCCGGTAAACATCCGGGAGAACGTAAGGGGCATGCCAAGGGAATTTGTACCATTGGCAGTTTCCAGCCAAGTGCAGGGGAGCCCTGGCTCAAGGAGTTACCTCTGTTTGCCACAGAGCAAGCTCTGCCCGCTCAGGTACGTTTTTCCATGGCGGGCGGCGATCCTTTTGTGGCCGATACCAGTCGCAGCCCAAGGGGGATAGGCGTACGCATCGAACTGCCAGATGGGCAGGTGCATCAGTTGGCCGGGCTGACCACGCCAGTGTTTCCGGGTAAAAATCCCGACAGTTTTCTTGGCTTGCTGCGCGCGTCATTGGCTCAGCGTGAGGGGGAAGCCGGCGCGGTTGCACGCTATCTACAGCAGCATCCGGATGCCGCCCGCCAGGGGCAGTGGCTCAAGCAGCACAATCCGCCGGCGGCCTATACATCGGTCAACTACTTTGGCATTCACAGCTTTATCTTTGGTAATGAAGACCAGCAAAAGCGCTTTGGTCGCTGGGAGCTTTGGCCTGTGGACAGAGAGCAGCCTCTGACCGATGCCGAGCTGGCACAATTGCCGGATGATTTTCTGCAGGACAGGTTGATACAGAGGCTGAAAACAGGACCGGCTCAGTTTGAGCTTAAACTGACCCTGGCCGAGGAGGGGGATCCCTTGCTGGACCCTTCACAGCAGTGGCCGGATAACCGGCCCAGAGTCGCCCTCGGGCGCCTGACCATAGACTCGGTTGCGGCTTCGGCCTGTGACAAGCTGAATTTTGATCCCAATGTGCTCAGTAAAGGGATTGCCGCCAGTGATGACCCTGTGCTGCGGCTGAGATCCGCGGCTTATGCTATCTCTTTCGGCAAGCGTCTAAGCGGCCAGTAA
- the fumC gene encoding class II fumarate hydratase — MQYRIEQDTLGEVKVEADKYWGAQTQRSLENFPIGPQASMPKAIIHAFALLKKAAAQTNAELGQLSKDKAALIARVCDEILAGQLEQHFPLVIWQTGSGTQTNMNLNEVIANRGMALANKAISLSPNDDVNRSQSSNDTFPSAMHIAVVLKTCRHTLPAIGALRDTLKRKSQQFADITKTGRTHFMDATPLTLGQEISAWETQLDKGIGAIEQALANCRELALGGTAVGTGLNSPAGYAERAAELISSFSGEQFVSAANKFEALSASDAMVELSGAFKRLAVSLMKIGNDVRMLASGPRCGIGELQLPANEPGSSIMPGKVNPTQCEALTMVAAQVMGNDLAVSIGASNGQFQLNVFRPLIAANLLQSAELLGDACLSFDERCASGLEPNRQMIAKQLQRSLMLVTSLNPHIGYAKAAQIAKDAHQRGISLRQAALESGLVTEAEFDTWVNPANMLGPFEVKL, encoded by the coding sequence ATGCAATATCGGATTGAGCAAGACACTCTGGGCGAGGTCAAGGTAGAGGCAGACAAATACTGGGGCGCCCAGACCCAGCGCAGTCTGGAAAACTTCCCCATAGGCCCGCAAGCGAGTATGCCAAAGGCCATCATCCACGCCTTCGCCCTGTTGAAAAAAGCCGCAGCCCAGACCAATGCCGAGCTTGGGCAACTGTCCAAGGACAAGGCGGCGCTCATCGCCAGAGTTTGCGATGAAATCTTGGCGGGCCAACTGGAGCAGCACTTTCCACTGGTCATTTGGCAGACCGGCAGCGGCACCCAAACCAATATGAACCTCAATGAGGTGATAGCCAATCGAGGCATGGCTCTGGCAAATAAGGCCATCAGCCTGAGCCCGAACGATGATGTCAATCGCAGCCAGAGCAGCAATGATACCTTCCCCAGCGCCATGCATATCGCTGTAGTGCTCAAGACCTGCAGGCACACACTGCCGGCCATAGGTGCGCTGCGCGATACCCTCAAACGCAAGTCACAACAGTTCGCCGATATTACCAAGACCGGCCGCACCCACTTTATGGATGCCACCCCACTGACACTGGGACAGGAGATCAGCGCCTGGGAGACTCAGTTGGATAAAGGCATAGGCGCCATAGAGCAGGCGTTGGCAAACTGCCGTGAATTGGCTCTTGGCGGCACAGCCGTGGGTACTGGGCTCAATTCTCCCGCAGGTTATGCCGAGCGCGCTGCCGAACTGATATCGTCATTCAGTGGTGAGCAGTTTGTCAGCGCGGCCAACAAGTTCGAGGCACTGAGTGCCAGCGATGCCATGGTGGAACTCAGCGGCGCCTTCAAGCGCCTGGCGGTCAGCCTGATGAAGATAGGCAATGATGTTCGCATGCTCGCCAGCGGCCCCCGTTGCGGTATAGGGGAACTGCAGTTGCCTGCCAACGAACCCGGCTCCAGCATAATGCCCGGCAAGGTTAACCCGACTCAGTGCGAGGCGCTGACCATGGTGGCGGCTCAGGTGATGGGCAACGATCTTGCCGTCAGCATAGGTGCCAGCAACGGCCAATTTCAGCTCAATGTCTTTCGGCCGCTCATCGCCGCCAATCTGCTGCAAAGTGCCGAATTGCTGGGTGATGCCTGTCTGAGCTTCGATGAACGCTGCGCTTCGGGGCTGGAACCCAACCGCCAGATGATCGCCAAGCAGTTGCAGCGCTCCTTGATGCTGGTCACCAGCCTCAATCCTCACATAGGCTATGCCAAGGCTGCCCAAATCGCCAAGGACGCCCACCAAAGAGGCATTAGTCTGAGGCAAGCTGCGTTGGAGTCAGGACTGGTGACAGAGGCCGAGTTTGATACTTGGGTCAATCCGGCGAACATGTTGGGCCCTTTCGAGGTTAAATTGTAA
- a CDS encoding DUF2799 domain-containing protein — protein sequence MKYQNILLALSALMLTQCSSLDLNQCQNSDWFSLGLQDGNNGAHASRINDYAEDCAEFGIRVNHSDWREGYLKGLQNYCQPENGYRVGLAGEGYAGVCSSNAFVEQYNAGYRQYQLNKRADEIRNRLRQIDYEIRDLDKKLVSMTDKASTLEKKKQLLNEKDNLVNELRYLHVPDVQFRWQF from the coding sequence ATGAAATACCAAAATATCTTGTTGGCACTGAGCGCGCTCATGCTGACCCAATGCAGTTCACTCGACCTCAATCAATGCCAAAACTCAGATTGGTTTTCCCTGGGGCTTCAGGATGGCAACAATGGAGCTCATGCCAGCAGAATCAATGATTATGCCGAAGATTGTGCCGAGTTCGGTATCCGGGTCAATCATAGCGATTGGCGCGAAGGCTATCTAAAGGGGCTGCAAAATTACTGTCAGCCGGAAAATGGTTACCGTGTCGGTCTGGCGGGTGAAGGCTATGCCGGGGTCTGCTCCAGCAACGCCTTTGTCGAACAGTACAATGCCGGCTACCGCCAATACCAGCTCAATAAACGCGCCGATGAGATCCGCAACCGCCTGCGTCAGATCGACTATGAGATCCGCGATCTGGATAAGAAGCTGGTGTCCATGACAGACAAGGCCAGCACTCTGGAGAAGAAAAAACAGCTGCTGAATGAAAAAGATAACCTGGTGAACGAGCTCAGGTATCTTCATGTACCGGATGTGCAGTTCAGATGGCAATTCTGA
- a CDS encoding GNAT family N-acetyltransferase, giving the protein MSDCILQPFQPQWAGLLLSWIESAEACLRWAGPGLGWPLSPSKLQQHQAQANLTPLALTRVEDSDQASLDSDSLLGYLELLARKPDEIRLCRVICSPKHRGKGLGRELMRQGIERAFADPKVTHLSLAVFHDNLAARRCYQALGFEIVARGQLAETKTNNFPASDAELLEMQLQRRHWFKQNEKIF; this is encoded by the coding sequence ATGTCCGACTGCATATTGCAACCCTTTCAGCCACAATGGGCCGGTTTGTTACTCTCCTGGATAGAGTCGGCAGAGGCTTGTCTGCGCTGGGCAGGCCCAGGGCTGGGTTGGCCGCTGTCACCATCAAAGCTGCAGCAGCATCAAGCCCAGGCAAACCTCACCCCTTTGGCGCTGACAAGAGTCGAAGACAGTGACCAAGCTAGCCTGGACAGCGACTCGCTGCTGGGCTATCTGGAACTGCTGGCCAGAAAACCCGATGAAATCAGGCTATGCCGGGTGATCTGCTCCCCCAAGCATAGAGGCAAGGGGCTGGGGCGGGAGTTAATGCGTCAGGGTATAGAGCGCGCCTTTGCCGATCCCAAGGTTACGCATCTAAGCCTAGCTGTGTTCCATGACAATCTCGCGGCCCGCCGCTGTTATCAGGCACTGGGGTTTGAGATAGTGGCCCGAGGCCAGCTGGCGGAAACGAAAACAAATAATTTTCCCGCTTCTGATGCTGAGTTACTGGAAATGCAGCTCCAGCGCCGTCACTGGTTTAAACAGAATGAAAAGATTTTTTAA
- the rarD gene encoding EamA family transporter RarD: MSSSLKGNALAAFSFVLWGILPLYYQLLPDAAIFELLAFRVIWSVPFMLLVFVLLRRPLPAFGALWRDKRSLLLCFAAGLIMCISWVSFTWALTHGQVLAASLGFFINPLFAIALGVLFLGDKLSKAQLAAVVLAIAGIGWQVYQYGSLPWLSLVMGSFFALYGLLKKFIRFDSFTSVTLEALLLTPFALGYLCYLLATEQSAALAGGSEGIMLYIGSAPVTLAPLILFSLALRYTSLSMVGLLQYIEPSLQFLLAVVIFGEVFDEVKLVSFSLIWAGLLLCSLEALPGLRRSLKRV, encoded by the coding sequence ATGTCCAGCTCTCTCAAGGGAAACGCTCTGGCGGCCTTCTCTTTCGTGCTTTGGGGAATATTACCCCTCTACTATCAATTGCTGCCGGATGCGGCCATCTTCGAATTGCTGGCCTTCAGGGTCATCTGGTCAGTGCCCTTTATGCTGCTGGTCTTTGTCCTGTTGAGACGACCATTACCAGCCTTTGGCGCGCTGTGGCGCGATAAACGCTCATTGCTGCTGTGCTTTGCCGCCGGGCTTATCATGTGTATCTCCTGGGTCAGCTTCACCTGGGCCCTGACCCATGGTCAGGTGCTGGCGGCCAGCCTGGGATTCTTTATCAACCCTCTGTTTGCCATCGCTCTGGGGGTGCTGTTCCTCGGCGACAAGCTGAGTAAGGCGCAACTGGCCGCCGTGGTGCTGGCCATTGCCGGTATTGGCTGGCAGGTATATCAATACGGCAGCCTGCCCTGGTTGTCTCTGGTGATGGGCAGCTTTTTTGCCCTCTACGGGCTGCTGAAAAAGTTTATCCGCTTTGACTCCTTCACCTCGGTTACCCTGGAAGCACTGCTGCTGACTCCCTTTGCTTTGGGCTACCTCTGTTATCTGCTGGCCACAGAGCAAAGCGCCGCACTGGCTGGCGGCAGCGAAGGCATTATGCTCTATATCGGCTCGGCGCCCGTGACGCTGGCGCCGCTGATCCTATTCAGCCTGGCGCTGAGATACACGAGTCTGTCCATGGTGGGTTTGCTGCAATACATTGAGCCCAGCCTGCAATTTTTGCTGGCGGTGGTCATTTTCGGTGAGGTGTTTGACGAGGTGAAACTGGTGAGTTTCTCCCTCATCTGGGCCGGGCTGCTGCTGTGCTCGTTGGAGGCCTTGCCCGGCCTGCGTCGCAGCTTAAAGCGGGTCTAA
- the mnmD gene encoding tRNA (5-methylaminomethyl-2-thiouridine)(34)-methyltransferase MnmD has translation MKHVSLQLTEDGSHTLFNAELNETYHSHKGALAESRYVFIHAGLEQVLQDFDHLAILEVGFGTGLNALMTLGKVLELTKARQQSGLAPLPVRYVTIEPYPLSAELIEGLNYKGMLPGWYAPLFDALHAAPWDQDVEVMPGFVLRKVKGKLEQLEWQGEPFNLVYYDAFAPSKQPDVWALDNFKKCYGLLEQGGLLVSYCANGQFKRDLKAAGFQVKAYPGALGKREMTRAWKLDPL, from the coding sequence ATGAAACACGTAAGCCTGCAGCTGACCGAAGACGGGTCACATACTCTATTTAATGCCGAGCTCAATGAGACCTACCACTCCCACAAGGGGGCGTTGGCCGAATCCCGTTATGTGTTTATCCACGCCGGGCTCGAGCAGGTGTTGCAGGACTTTGACCATCTGGCGATTCTGGAAGTGGGCTTTGGCACCGGGCTCAATGCCCTCATGACCCTGGGTAAGGTGCTGGAGCTGACAAAGGCGCGTCAGCAGAGTGGCTTGGCGCCGCTGCCGGTGCGCTATGTCACCATAGAGCCTTATCCCTTGTCCGCTGAGCTGATTGAAGGGCTGAACTACAAGGGCATGCTGCCCGGCTGGTATGCGCCGCTGTTCGATGCCTTGCACGCCGCCCCCTGGGATCAGGATGTGGAAGTCATGCCGGGTTTTGTGTTGCGTAAGGTCAAGGGCAAACTGGAGCAGCTCGAGTGGCAGGGCGAACCCTTCAACTTGGTGTATTACGATGCCTTCGCCCCCAGCAAGCAGCCGGATGTATGGGCGCTGGATAACTTCAAAAAGTGCTATGGGTTGCTGGAGCAGGGCGGCTTATTGGTGTCTTACTGCGCCAATGGCCAGTTCAAGCGAGATCTCAAGGCCGCCGGTTTTCAGGTTAAAGCTTACCCGGGAGCCCTGGGCAAGCGCGAGATGACCCGCGCCTGGAAGTTAGACCCGCTTTAA
- a CDS encoding DsbA family protein: MKYWIVLSAWLLAASGSLQAAEQKLSQEEEQQLGQIRSILVKHPEIIPGVLGSIESYVEQRQLQQQALAKHKDWLFNNPQMPTMGSSKPELQLVVFTDYNCPYCKRMELEFAKLLKEFPNLQVVNVFVPLRQIKAQGTELSSGAFALEVWRQDRKDFPRVHELLMAKNGMHTGNSLQQVAKATGTEQYLKPSSSADELMHTNVRVFSELGFGGTPTLLIGDEVIPGYIDYATLKAVVQQVLERQG; encoded by the coding sequence ATGAAGTATTGGATAGTATTGAGTGCCTGGCTGCTGGCGGCCAGTGGCAGTTTACAGGCGGCCGAGCAGAAGCTGAGCCAAGAAGAGGAACAGCAACTGGGGCAGATCCGCAGCATTTTGGTCAAGCATCCGGAGATCATTCCCGGCGTGCTCGGCAGCATAGAGTCTTATGTGGAGCAGCGACAGTTGCAGCAGCAAGCGCTGGCCAAGCACAAGGACTGGCTGTTCAACAACCCGCAGATGCCGACCATGGGCAGCAGCAAGCCTGAGTTGCAACTGGTGGTTTTTACCGACTACAACTGCCCCTACTGTAAGCGGATGGAACTGGAATTTGCCAAGCTTTTAAAGGAGTTCCCAAACTTGCAGGTGGTCAATGTGTTTGTGCCATTGAGGCAGATAAAGGCTCAGGGCACTGAGCTTTCGTCCGGCGCCTTTGCCCTCGAGGTTTGGCGGCAGGATCGTAAGGATTTCCCTCGGGTACATGAACTCTTGATGGCCAAGAATGGCATGCACACAGGGAACTCACTGCAGCAGGTCGCCAAGGCCACGGGCACGGAACAATACCTCAAGCCCAGCTCGAGCGCCGACGAGTTGATGCATACCAATGTGAGAGTCTTCTCTGAACTGGGCTTTGGCGGCACGCCGACACTGCTCATAGGTGATGAAGTGATCCCCGGCTATATCGACTATGCCACCCTCAAGGCCGTGGTGCAGCAGGTGCTGGAGCGCCAAGGGTAA
- a CDS encoding protein disulfide oxidoreductase gives MTQENKLAHKGLKWLKTLLGYGLFILVVSVALDAFRSHEMPETLPLQTVQSLAGSHLDIAAMSMERPVILYYWASWCGVCPLVSGTVDGFSDSEQVVTVALQSGNNTQVKQYLQNKGYGFEVVNDPSGALARSLGVSATPTLLFIYQGEIRSSTTGVTSWPGIWLRLWLTKMNLI, from the coding sequence ATGACCCAGGAAAATAAACTGGCCCACAAGGGGCTTAAATGGCTCAAGACCCTGCTCGGCTATGGGCTATTCATTCTGGTGGTGAGTGTTGCCCTCGATGCCTTTCGCAGCCACGAGATGCCGGAAACCCTGCCGCTGCAAACGGTTCAGAGCCTGGCCGGCAGTCATCTGGATATCGCCGCCATGAGCATGGAGCGCCCGGTGATCCTGTACTACTGGGCCAGCTGGTGTGGCGTCTGCCCCTTGGTGTCCGGCACTGTCGATGGTTTCAGTGACAGCGAGCAGGTGGTGACCGTGGCGCTGCAATCGGGCAATAACACCCAGGTCAAGCAGTACTTGCAAAACAAGGGCTACGGCTTTGAGGTAGTCAACGATCCCAGCGGCGCCTTGGCGCGATCCCTTGGAGTGTCGGCGACACCGACTCTATTGTTTATCTATCAGGGCGAAATCCGCAGCAGCACCACAGGAGTCACAAGTTGGCCGGGGATCTGGCTGCGACTCTGGCTGACAAAAATGAATTTAATTTGA
- a CDS encoding protein-disulfide reductase DsbD family protein, with protein MLLSQVALAEPLSSGWLKHPDHPPVKVQLTLADVDADQVGELNALLDVALSGDWKTYWRAPGEGGIPPSLDWSASENIAAVDWHWPLPQRYVLQGIETLGYKGDTLFPLTIRLKDPGQQFRLKGTLTLSSCTNVCVLTDYPVELSGQAAGLKADDGFLHQWGEAMARVPQGNGGAVLQSIVWDEKQQLLQLAIEAASPWQQADLFLFGEDETVSELIFSRPQIQTDGKRLTATFGVKHWLGTPDLEGKPLLINLADTHLSAELSGAIATGHVAKPQPSLPLWSLFLMALAGGLILNIMPCVLPVLGMKVHGVMMSSQGSRSQVRGHFMASALGILLSFWLIATGLSLLKLSGQSLGWGIQFQQPWFIGFMVLLTWGFGLNLLGVFEINLPSKWQTRLAGAGDDSRLGHLLQGMLATLLATPCTAPFLGTAVAFALGADYPMLFALFSAMGLGMALPWLMLALWPALAQRLPKPGRWMNWVKPVFALMMLATCLWLLSLLQSFFSVAAILGLGALMLLLTLGLLGKRYGTQVMVYAIGGSFLFASLALGVGYLTRDAWVSPLPSDHHWQPLNLVQLKQAVDEGKTVFVDVTADWCITCQANKVGVLLQNPVYDALGDDRVLLMRGDWTKPSEEITAYLKANGRFGVPFNQVYGPGTPAGNPLPVILSSDGVLAALAEAESRQ; from the coding sequence ATGCTGCTCAGTCAAGTTGCATTGGCAGAGCCGCTGAGCAGTGGCTGGCTCAAGCACCCGGATCATCCTCCAGTGAAGGTGCAACTGACGCTGGCCGATGTCGATGCCGACCAAGTCGGTGAGCTCAACGCCCTGCTGGATGTGGCCTTGAGCGGCGACTGGAAAACCTACTGGCGCGCGCCGGGGGAAGGCGGGATCCCGCCTTCCCTGGACTGGTCCGCCTCGGAGAATATTGCCGCGGTCGACTGGCACTGGCCCTTGCCGCAGCGCTATGTGTTGCAGGGCATAGAAACTCTGGGTTACAAGGGCGATACCTTGTTTCCACTGACTATTCGCCTCAAGGATCCCGGGCAGCAGTTTCGGCTCAAGGGCACCCTGACCCTGTCTTCCTGCACCAATGTCTGTGTGTTGACCGATTACCCTGTGGAGCTGAGCGGTCAGGCCGCCGGGCTTAAGGCCGATGACGGCTTTTTGCACCAGTGGGGCGAGGCGATGGCCAGGGTGCCACAGGGCAATGGCGGCGCGGTATTGCAGTCGATTGTCTGGGATGAAAAGCAGCAGTTGCTGCAACTGGCCATAGAGGCCGCAAGCCCCTGGCAACAGGCAGATCTGTTTCTGTTCGGCGAGGATGAGACAGTCAGCGAGCTGATCTTCTCCCGGCCGCAGATCCAGACAGATGGCAAACGGCTGACCGCCACTTTCGGGGTCAAACACTGGCTGGGGACACCGGATCTGGAGGGCAAGCCGCTGCTGATCAATCTGGCCGACACACACCTTTCGGCCGAACTGAGCGGTGCCATCGCCACAGGGCATGTTGCCAAGCCGCAGCCAAGCCTGCCGCTGTGGAGCCTGTTTCTGATGGCGCTGGCCGGTGGCCTTATTCTCAACATCATGCCTTGCGTATTGCCTGTGCTGGGCATGAAGGTGCACGGGGTCATGATGAGCAGCCAGGGCAGTCGCAGTCAGGTTCGCGGCCATTTTATGGCTTCGGCACTGGGTATTTTGCTGTCCTTCTGGTTGATTGCAACAGGTCTTAGCTTGCTGAAGTTGTCCGGTCAGTCGCTGGGCTGGGGGATACAGTTCCAGCAGCCCTGGTTTATCGGCTTTATGGTGCTGCTGACCTGGGGCTTCGGCCTCAACCTGCTGGGGGTGTTTGAAATCAACCTGCCTTCCAAGTGGCAGACTCGCCTGGCCGGAGCCGGTGATGATTCGCGCCTCGGCCACTTATTGCAGGGGATGCTGGCCACACTGCTGGCCACGCCGTGTACCGCGCCGTTTCTGGGTACTGCGGTGGCCTTTGCCCTCGGCGCCGACTATCCCATGTTGTTTGCCCTCTTCAGCGCCATGGGGCTGGGAATGGCCTTGCCCTGGCTGATGTTGGCGTTGTGGCCGGCGTTGGCGCAGCGTTTACCCAAGCCCGGGCGCTGGATGAATTGGGTCAAGCCTGTGTTCGCGCTGATGATGCTGGCAACCTGTCTCTGGCTGCTGAGCCTGCTGCAAAGCTTCTTCTCTGTTGCGGCTATCTTGGGGCTGGGCGCCTTGATGTTGTTGCTGACACTGGGACTGCTGGGCAAGCGTTATGGCACTCAGGTAATGGTGTATGCCATTGGCGGCAGTTTTCTGTTTGCCAGCCTGGCGCTCGGGGTAGGTTATCTGACCCGGGATGCCTGGGTTAGCCCTTTGCCTTCGGATCACCATTGGCAACCGCTGAATTTGGTGCAGCTCAAACAGGCAGTCGATGAGGGCAAGACAGTGTTTGTCGATGTCACGGCCGACTGGTGCATTACCTGTCAGGCCAACAAGGTGGGGGTGCTGCTGCAAAACCCTGTCTATGATGCCCTCGGCGATGACAGAGTGCTGCTAATGCGCGGTGACTGGACCAAGCCCAGCGAAGAAATTACCGCCTATCTTAAGGCCAATGGCCGCTTTGGGGTGCCTTTCAATCAGGTCTATGGCCCGGGAACCCCCGCCGGTAACCCATTACCGGTAATCCTCAGCAGCGACGGGGTATTGGCGGCCTTGGCAGAAGCGGAGAGCAGACAATGA